DNA from Terriglobales bacterium:
TGAGCCGCGAATTCGCGGAAGGCGACGTCTATGTCGTAAAGCACCTCGACGTGGTCGCAGACGAAGCCGATGGGCTGGAGAAAAACGCCGCCGTGTCCTTTCTTCTTCAGCCCCTGGATGGTGTCTTCGACCGTGGGGCCGATCCAGGGGCCGCCGGACATGCCTCGGCTCTGGAAGGCGAAGCTCCAGTCGTCCACGGTGAGTGCGGAGAGCGCCATGGCGACGAGTGCCGCGGTCTCGCGCGCTTGAGCTTCGTAAGGGTCGCCTTCGAGGATGGTGCGCGAGGGAACGCTGTGCGCGGTGAAGAGGATGGGCACACGTGCCCCCAGTTCGTCGCAGGCGCGCTTCCATCCGGATTCAAGTTTCTCCGCGAAGGCGCGGATGAGCAGCGGGTGGTCGTGCCAGGCTTCGACAAACTCGAAGTGCTCGAACCGCGGCCCGCTCTCGCTCATCGCCGCCTGGCGGTAGAGGCCGACGCTGGTGCGGGAGTTCTGCGGCGCCAGGCAGAGCGCGACCACGCGCTGGACGCCGTCGGAGGACATCTGGCCCAGGACGTCGGCGATGAACGGTGCCCAGCTGCGCATGCCGACGTAGACCGGAAGCTTCAGTTCGCGGGCCAGGAGTGCGCCCTGGCGCACGGTGATCTCGGTGAGCGGGGAGCGCTCGATGCGAGCGTAGCGTCGCTGGATCTCCTCGACCGCGGCGGGCGGAAGCGGGCGGCCGCCGGTGACGTGGCGCAAAAATTCCGGCACGTCCTCGGGGCGGTCGGGGCTGCCGTGGGCGAGCAGCAGGACAGCGGTCTTGGCGGTCTCGGTCATCTGGTTTTTGCGGCGGCGGAGTGCTCGTGAACATGGTCCGCCAGGGCGCGGACATCTTCCACCGGAGTATGCGGCAGGATGCCGTGACCGAGGTTGAAGATGTGTCCGGGGCGGCCGGCGGCGCGGGCCAGGACGTCGTCGGCGCGGGCGAAAAGCTCCGAGCGCTCCGCGAAGAGCGCAGCGGGATCGAGGTTGCCCTGCACGGCGCCGCGGAAGCCAAGGGCGCGCCATCCTTCGTCGAGCGGGATGCGCCAGTCCAGGCCGATGACCTTGGCGCCGGTTTCCTGCATGGCCGGCAGGAGGGTTGCGGTGTCGGTGCCGAAGTAGATCACGGGGACGCCGGCGGCCTGGGCGCGCTTCACTAATTCGGTGGAGTGCGGGAGAACGTAGCGGCGGTAGTCCTCCGGGCTCAGGCAGCCGACCCAACTGTCGAAGATCTGGAGGACGTCGGCGCCAGCGCGGGCCTGCTCGACCAAGTACGGCGCGAGCACGGCGACCAGCTTGGACATCAGGTCATTCCAGGCTTTGGGCTCGCGGTACATGAGCTTCTTGGTCTCGATGTAGCTGCGCGAGGAGCCGCCCTCGATCATGTAGCTGGCCAGAGTGAAGGGTGCGCCGGAGAATCCGATCACTGGGAGGCGCGAGCCGAAGTGCTGCGCGACGCGGCGGATGGATTCGGCGACGTATCCCAGGTCGGTGGTGCCGTCGGTGCGCAGGCGAGCGACGTCGGCGGCGGTGCGCACGGGTTTTTCCACCACCGGGCCCTCGCCGGCCTCGAAGTGGAAGTCCAGGCCCATGGGCTCGAGCGGCAGCAGCAGGTCGGCGAAGATGATGGCCGCATCCACGCCCAGTTTCTCGGCGGCGGTGATGGTGACCTCGGCGGCAAGCTCGGGGTTCTTGCAGATCTCGACCAGGGAATGGCGCTGGCGCACCGCGCGGTACTCAGGCATGTAGCGCCCAGCCTGGCGCATGAACCAGACGGGAGTCCGGTCCACGGGCAGGCACTTGCAGGCACGAACGAAGAGGGAATCGGGCGCAGACATGCGCCTAAGACTTTAGCATCCGCGGGACGGCGACTCTAGGCCGAGGCCTTCACGCCGCTGGCGAAGGCGCGGAGGGCCTCTTCCTCGGTGGCGAAGACCTCGAAG
Protein-coding regions in this window:
- the hemE gene encoding uroporphyrinogen decarboxylase; translation: MSAPDSLFVRACKCLPVDRTPVWFMRQAGRYMPEYRAVRQRHSLVEICKNPELAAEVTITAAEKLGVDAAIIFADLLLPLEPMGLDFHFEAGEGPVVEKPVRTAADVARLRTDGTTDLGYVAESIRRVAQHFGSRLPVIGFSGAPFTLASYMIEGGSSRSYIETKKLMYREPKAWNDLMSKLVAVLAPYLVEQARAGADVLQIFDSWVGCLSPEDYRRYVLPHSTELVKRAQAAGVPVIYFGTDTATLLPAMQETGAKVIGLDWRIPLDEGWRALGFRGAVQGNLDPAALFAERSELFARADDVLARAAGRPGHIFNLGHGILPHTPVEDVRALADHVHEHSAAAKTR
- the hemH gene encoding ferrochelatase; this translates as MTETAKTAVLLLAHGSPDRPEDVPEFLRHVTGGRPLPPAAVEEIQRRYARIERSPLTEITVRQGALLARELKLPVYVGMRSWAPFIADVLGQMSSDGVQRVVALCLAPQNSRTSVGLYRQAAMSESGPRFEHFEFVEAWHDHPLLIRAFAEKLESGWKRACDELGARVPILFTAHSVPSRTILEGDPYEAQARETAALVAMALSALTVDDWSFAFQSRGMSGGPWIGPTVEDTIQGLKKKGHGGVFLQPIGFVCDHVEVLYDIDVAFREFAAQQGMKLWRADSLNDSSTFIAALADVVRSRLSTEEPAKPLVQIAKPQ